A stretch of DNA from Solirubrobacterales bacterium:
GGTGCCAGGAGCGCGGCATGAGGTACATCGGCGATGGCGAGTATCCCGCAAACGCGCCGTATGCCAAGCGCGGCGACAAGCGCAAAGCAACCGATGCCTTCCAGGGCGAGTGGAACGGCCTGCAGACGTTCTTCTACAACTTCACCTACACCGACGAAGGCAGCGGCGACGACGCCGACACGGATTACGACTTCAAAATCATGCGCCTGACCGGCCGCGAGCTACCGATCGCGTCGCTGACGATGCATCAGCGCGGATTCCTGAACAAGTTCCAGTTCGTGGACAACCTCCAGGGCAAGTTCACCGGCCAGAAGCCGGTCTCACTCGAGAGCGTTGCCTTCAACGAAAAGTGGGATCTGACGATCGATGATCAGGCCGACGAGGTATGGATCCGCCGCATCTTCGATCCCAAGACGATCGCCGCGCTGAACGACGGGCACTTCACGATCCCCGACGTGCAGTACTACGGCAACGCCTGGTGGTTCGTGGAAAAGGAGCACTTCTCGATCGAAAAGCTCGAGATCTGGCCCGCGAAACAGAAGCTCGCCGCCGATGCGGTCGAGCTTCTGTCGCGAGTGCAGACTCTTTAGAAGCGGTCTTAGCGGCGCTTCTCGACGAAAGTCACGGCGTTTCCGCCGAGTCCCGCGCGGCCGGTACGGCCGATGCGGTGGATGTAGTCGTCGTGCGTCTCCGGCTCATCGAAGTTGATGACGTGGGAGACCTCAGGGATGTCGAGGCCACGTGCTGCAACGTCGGTCGCGACGAGGATGTTGACCTTGTCGGACTTGAACGCGTTGAGCGCGCGTTGGCGCTGCGGCTGTGACTTGTTGCCGTGGATTGCCTCGGACTTGAAGCCACGCTTGACCAGGTTGTCGGAGAGCTTCTGGGCGCTCCACTTGGTGCGCATGAAGACGATCGCCTTGGTCACGTCTTCCTTGATCAGGATGTCGTGGAGCTGCTCGACCTTCTCGGCCTTGTCGCCGGCGTGCACGATCGACTGGTGAATGTGGTCATTGGTCGTGTTCGTACGGACCGAGCACTTGACCGGGTTGGTCAGGAGATTGTCAAGCAATCCCTGGATCTCGCGGGTGACCGTGGCTGAGAAGCACAGCGTCTGGCGCTTGGCCGGCACTGCGTCGCAGAGGAAGCGGACGTCCTTGATGAAGCCCATGTCGAGCATGCGGTCGGCCTCGTCGAGCACCAGCGTGTCGGTGAAATCGAGATCGAGCTTGCGCTGCTGGAGAAGGTCCTTCAGGCGGCCCGGTGTTCCGATCACGACGTGCGGCTCTTTGGCCAGTGCCTTGATCTGCGGGTTGATGTTCGTGCCACCGACGCAGAGCGCGGAGTAGAGCTTCATGCCCTTGGTGAAGGCGCGGAAGTCGTCCTCGATCTGCGCTGCGAGCTCGCGGGTCGGGGTGACGATGAGGACGTCATTCTTGCCGTCGGTCTTCAGCAGCTTGTTGATGATCGGAAGAATGAAAGCGGCGGTCTTGCCGGTTCCGGTGTTGGCGAGACCGATGAGGTCGCGGCCTTCCATGATCGGCTTGATCGATTCGTCCTGGATCTGCGTCGGAGTTTCGTATCCACGCGCAATGACGTTGCGCTCAAGGCGCTCGTCGAAGCCGAAGTCGACGAACTTGTGCTTGGCGATGTAGTCGATCTGCTGTGCGGGCTGGACGTCCGAGTTGATGAAGAGGTCCGTGTCGATCAGCTTCGACTTCTTCTTGTTGCCGCGGCCAGCGTTGTTGCTGCCGTGACGGGGGTTTTTCGGTTTGTTTGTGTTGCGGTGCTGCGCTCCATTGGATTTCTTTGGGCGCGCACCGGCGTGAGAGCGGTTAGCCATCTCAAAAGTCTTTCTGTAGTTTTGGCTCAGTTGACGCCCGATTGGCGCACTAATTGAGCATTCGTGTGGCTGTCTTTCGTGACTTCACATGAATCCAGCAGAGCTGGCCTAAACGGGATGTCCGGGATCGGTCTTGGGTCTTGGGGTCGACCTACGATCCTTCGAAATATGACCACTACAGGCGGTGTGCTTGACGCACAACTTTGCCTGTCGTTCTAAGCATTGTCGCAGGTAAGGGCGAAAACCTTGACTATGCAGGCATTAATGCGTCCGCTTCGATCTCGACCAGCATCTCCGGATCGATCAGCGAGCTGACCTCAACCATCGCCATCGCAGGGCGAATCTCACCGAAGACTTCGCCGTGGGCGATGCCGATCTCTTCCCACTTGGAGATGTCGGTGACGTAGAGGCGGGTGCGTACAACGTCGGCTGCGGATGCTCCGGCGCGTTCGAGCGCGGCGGCGATGTTGGCGAGTGCTTGGCGGGTCTGGGCCGCAGCGTCGCCAGGTCCGACGAGTTCACCGTCGGGGCCTGTGCCGGTAGTGCCGGCCACGAAAACGAATCCTCCCGCGACCACGGCTCGCGAGTACCCGAGCTTCGGCTCCCACGGCGACCCGCTCGAAACATTTGTCCTGTTTCCCATTGTTCCCCCCATCTTCGTGTCGGCAAGATCGTGAATTCTGACAAAGACCAGCATGTAGACCCGCGACTTTCGGCGCATGGCTACATGACATCGTTTCCGTCCTCACCAGAACATATGTTCGTAAGGACCCGCCTATGACTGCGACGAACACAATTTCCTCACGAACCTGATGGCCAATCGCTATCGCGTCTATCCGAACCAGCCGCAAGCCGAGGTGTTGTCCCGTCACTGTGCGGACGTTCGCTTCATCTGGAATCTCGCGCTTGAGCAGCTGAACCACTACGACAAGCGACTCGCCTCCCGCCGCTCGCCAGGCCCGGCAGAGCGCGGTCGCCAACTCACCGAACTACGCGCGACGACCTGGCTCGGGAGCGGCTCATCGCCTGTTCAACAACAGGCGCTTCGCGAGTTCGACCGAGCGCTCAAGAACTGGTGGGGCCGGAGTCATCGCCGCCCCACTTGGCGTAAGGCGGGCAAACACGAGAGCTTCTGCATCCGCGACGTGCAGGTTCGTGGGCTTAGCCGCAAGTGGGCGAGCATCCAGGTTCCGAAATGCGGATGGGTGCGTTTCCGACTCTCCAGACCAATGCCGGAGTCCGTTGGGATGGCACGCGTAACCGTGGACCGCGCTGGCCGTTGGCATGTTGCATTCTCATCTCCGCAGTCGCGGATCCAGCGCACGGGAACAGGCGCTCTGATCGGCATCGACATGGGGATCGCTTCCACAGTCACCACGAGCGACGGAGCGCATGACAATGCCCCTAGTGTGCGAGGCACGGCGGACCGGCGCAAGATCCGCCTCCAGCGCAAACTCGCACGGCAAGACCCAAACTCGTCCCGCCGCGCTCGCACCAGGCTTGCACTCGCAAAGCTGGCGGCGCGCCAGTCCGATCGTTTAAACGATTGGCGGGAGAAGGCGACCACGCAACTGGTGCTCAACTATGACTTCATCGCGATCGAAGACCTCAACGTGCGAGACATGATGGCCAGCGCAAAGGGCACGAGTGATCAACCAGGAAAGAACGTCCGCGCGAAGAGCAGTCTCAACCGCGCGATAGCTAGCAAAGGTTAGAGCGCCTTCGCGCGGCGCCTAGAGGAGAAGGCTCAGGCTTCTGGAGTCGAAGTGATTCGGGTCCCGGCACGGAATACAAGTATTCAATGCAGTGTGTGCGGACATACGAACAAGGAAAACCGCAAGAGCCAAGCGGTTTTCAGCTGCACTTCATGTGGACATCTCGAACATGCAGACGTGAATGCTGCAAAAAACATTCTGGCCGCGGGGCTCGCGGCTGCTGGACGTGGAGGGATCGCAAGACCGATCGCTGCTTCGGCGGCGCCCGGCAGTCCCAACGAAGCGTCAACCGCCTTAGCCTCGATTGCGGCTTAGGAATCTCATGACCATGGTCATGAGAGGAGGTCAAAAGGACGCACGAGGTGAAGCGGCCAGCCGGGTACTGCTGATGACGCAGCTCAGAATCTTCCTCAACGCCACAAACTGGGGCACCTGGATTCGAACCAGGGATCCCGGGACCAAAACCCGGAGCCTTACCACTTGGCCATGCCCCATCAAGTCCAGAGATCTGGACCAAGTAGAGATCCTAGTGGCGTAACACGGGCTAGCCTCGCCCCCGGGGGATCACTTCAAACGGAGGATCAAGTGGACGTTCAGGAGTACATGGGATACGACGCGACCGGGCTGGCCGAGCTCGTCGCGAGCAAGCAGGTCACCGCGGCAGAGTTGCTCGAGCTCGCGCGCAAGCGCGCCGCCGAGGTCAATCCGAAGATCAACTCGATCGTCATTCCGATCGAGAAAGAGGCCGACGCACAGGTCGCAGATGGCGGCACTCCGCCCGGAGCATTTGGCGGCGTTCCGTTCCTCGTCAAGGACCTCGCACAGGAGTACAAGGGCTACCCGACGACCATGGGTTCGCGCGCGCTGAGGAGTTTCGTCGCCGACGAGCACTCGCTCGTGGTTGACCGTTTCCTCGCCGCGGGCCTCGTCATCTTCGGCAAGACCAACACGCCTGAGTTCGGCGCCAAGGGAATCACGGAATCTGAACTCTGGGGTCCGTGCCGCAATCCGTGGGACCTTGGTCGCACGCCGGGTGGTTCTTCGGGCGGATCGGCCTCGGCAGTCGCTGCGGGAATCGTCCCAGCCGCAGGCGCCAACGACGGCGGCGGATCGATCCGTATCCCGGCCGGCTGCAATGGACTTGTCGGCCTGAAGCCGAGCCGTGGACTTGCCCCGTACGGCCCGCAGTCCAATGAACCGATGTTCGGCATGGCGGTTCAGGGAGTGGTCACTCGCACAGTGCGAGACAACGCCGGGCTGTTCGACCAGATCATCGGTCACACGCCCAACTCCGACTACAACGGCCAGCTGCCAGAAGTGCCCTTCGCCGAGCTGATCAAGTCGGCGCCGGGCAAGCTCAGGATTGGCTACTCGGCAAAGTCGGCGATCACAGACTCTCCGGATCCCGAGGCCGTGAAGGCACTCGAAGCCACAGCCCAGCTCCTGACCGAACTCGGGCACGAGGTAGAAGAAATCGATCCGCCCTACGACGACAAGGCACTCGCCGCGGACTTCCTGACAATCTGGTTCGCGCAAGTTGCCGGGGCCATCGCACTCGCAAAGGAAGAGACCGGAGCCAAGAACACGGACTTCGAGGCCGACACGTTGGCGATGGCCGAGCTCGGCCGATCGAACGGCGTCATCGAAGCCGCGAAGGCGATGGCCCACAACATCGACTACGTCCGCGCGATCTCGAACTTCCACGAGAACTACGACTACTTCCTCACGCCAACGATCTCGCGTAAGCCGGTGAAGATCGGCGAGCTCGACACGGCGCCCGCCCTCCAAAAGGGAGCACGCTTCATTCACGCTGCACGCGGCGGCAAGCTGCTGCTCAAGACCGGAATCGTCGAGGAGATGATCGTGGACAACCTCGGCTGGGTGCCGTACACGCAGATGGCAAACCTGACCGGCCGTCCGGCGATCAACGTGCCCGTCTACTGGACCGATGACGGCATGCCGCTCGGCGTTCAGTTCAACGGCAGGCTCGGATCAGACGGCGCGCTGCTGCAGCTTGCGGCGCAGCTCGAAGAGGCCAAGCCCTGGGCGCAGCGCCACCCGGCACCTGTCAAGTAGGTTGCCGGGCATGGAACTGGTCGGACTGCGCACGACGATCTACCCGACTGACGATCTGGTCGCGAGCGTCGCCTACTTCAACGAGTTGCTCGGGATCAAGCCGTACTTCGATGAGCCCTTCTATGTCGGCTACAACGTCGGCGGCTACGAGCTCGGGGTGGACCCGAACTCGGAGCTTGCCGACGGTGTGCAGAGCTATTGGGGCGTAAAGGACGCGGCGGCCGCGGGCGCGGAGCTGATCGCCTCGGGCGCGACCGAAATCAGCGCCGTGAACGAAGTCGGAGATGGGATCAAGGTCGGGCAGTTCCGGTTGCCCGACGGGAATCTCTTCGCGATCATCGAGAACCCGCACTTCGAGCTGCCCTAGTCAGCGGTACTCCGGATTCGGGTTCTCGAAGTCGAAGCGCTCGCCCTTGTCCCACTCGGCGGCCTGATTGCCATAGGCGGGTAGACCCCCGGCGTTTTTCAGCATGCGCGCGATGTGCATCAGGTTCCACGTCATGAACGTGGTGTTCCGGTTGGTGAAGTCGTTGTCCCGACCTCCGCCCTCTGCGTCGAGGTAGGACGGGCCGGGGCCGGCCTCGCCGATCCAACCGGCGTCAGCCTGCGGCGGGATCACGTATCCGACGTGCTGCAGTGAATAGAGGATGTTCATCGCGCAATGCTTGATGCCGTCTTCGTTGCCGGTGATCAGGCAACCGCCGACGCGCCCGTAGTAGGCCCACTGACCGTCGTCATTGCGCTCGCCAGAGTGTGCGTACAGACGCTCGATGATCTTCTTCATCTCGGAGCTGTTGTCGCCCAACCAGATCGGTCCAGCGAGCACGAGGATGTCGGCCCCGAAGACGGTCGGCCATAGATCGACCCACTCGTCCTTGTCCCAACCGTGCTCACGCATGTCTGGGTACACACCGACCGCGATCTCGTGATCGATCGAGCGGATCTGGTTGACAGTGACACCGTGCTTGGCCATGATCGCGGCAGAGATGTCGATCAGGCCCTGAGTGTTTGAGACTTCGGGCGATTTCTTCAGCGTGCAGTTGATGAAGGTGGCCGAGAGGTCCGAGAAGTCGAGGTTGATATCCATCCGACCGTTCTACAGGAAAGTCGCCCGTGCCGCCCAAAAGGTCGCAATTTGCGCCCCACCTCTCGCACCAGGTGTGAGAGGTGACCCGCAATTTGCGGACTTCGCGCAGCGATTAGGCCGCATGAAAGTAGGATGGCGCGATGGCAGCAGTGGGCGCAGTCGTGATCATGGCCGGGGGCAAGGGCACCCGCATGCGCTCTTCGCTGACCAAAGTTCGCCATCCGGTGGGTGGCCTTCCGATGCTGGTCTATCCCGTCCTCGCCGCGCAGCACGCCGGCGCCGAGCGAGTGGTCGTGATCACCGGACCCGACGACGACTTCGCAGACATCCTTCCCGACGGCACGCTGACCGCGACCCAGCAGGAGGCGAAGGGCACGGGAGACGCAGTCAAGGCCGCCGAGCAAGCCATAGGCGACGCGCAGCACGTGATCGTCCTCAGCGGCGACGTGCCGCTGATCGATTCCGTGTTCGTGGAGGGCCTCGCTGAAGTGCTCCATGAGACCGGCGCCGCAATGGTCGTTGCCACCGCGCGCCTCGACGACCCGACTGGCTACGGCCGCATCGTGCGAAGCGAAGACGGCTCGATCGAACGCGTCGTCGAGACCAAGGCCGACGGCGACGCCACGCCCGAAGAACACGCGATCGACGAAGTCAACGCTGGCATCTACGCCTTCGATCGCGCGAAGCTTTTCGCGGCGCTCGCCCAGGTTGGCGACGACAACGCGCAGGGCGAGTACTACCTCCCCGACGTCCTTCCGATCCTGCTGGCAGATGGCGAGCTGGTCGTCGCCTACGAGCTCGACACACCCGACTACATGCTCGGCGTGAACGACCGCGCAGATCTTGGCCTCGTGCAGCAGCTGATGAACGCGCGCATCATCACCGATCACCAGCTCAACGGCGTGACCGTGATCGACCCGGATTCCACCTGGATCGAGGCCGCCGTGCAGATCGGCGAAGACACAGTGATCGAGCCCGGCACATACCTGCGCGGCACGACCGAGATCGGCAGCCGCGCAACGATCGGACCAGCAACCACGATCGCCCACTGCGAGATCGGCGACGGCGCGACCGTGCTGCACTCGTACCTGGTGCAGGCGAAGGTTGGAGTCAACGCCTCGGTCGGCCCGTTCGCGTATCTGCGACCAGATGCAGAGCTCGCCGAGGGCGCCAAAGTCGGCACTTTCGTGGAGATCAAGAACTCGAAGATCGGGCCCGGCGCAAAGGTGCCACACCTCTCCTACATCGGCGACGCCGACGTCGGCGAAGGCGCCAACCTCGGCGCCGCCACGATCACCGCGAACTACGACGGCAAGAACAAGCACCGCACCGTGATCGGACCCGGCGTTCGTACCGGCGTGGACACAACTCTTGTCGCCCCGGTGACTGTCGGCGATGGCGCCTACACTGGAGCTGGAAGTGTGATTACCAGGGACGTGCCGGCCAACGCTCTTGCGGTGGCCCGCGCCCGACAGAAGACCATTGAGGACTACGCGAAACGGAAGGCGTAACACCCCTTGTCATGGAGCCCACGACGATGACCAGCCCGCCGGAGACTGAGCCGCTCACGCTCAAGACTGAGATCACAGACGGCAACAAGCGAATGATGGTCGTCT
This window harbors:
- a CDS encoding transposase; this translates as MANRYRVYPNQPQAEVLSRHCADVRFIWNLALEQLNHYDKRLASRRSPGPAERGRQLTELRATTWLGSGSSPVQQQALREFDRALKNWWGRSHRRPTWRKAGKHESFCIRDVQVRGLSRKWASIQVPKCGWVRFRLSRPMPESVGMARVTVDRAGRWHVAFSSPQSRIQRTGTGALIGIDMGIASTVTTSDGAHDNAPSVRGTADRRKIRLQRKLARQDPNSSRRARTRLALAKLAARQSDRLNDWREKATTQLVLNYDFIAIEDLNVRDMMASAKGTSDQPGKNVRAKSSLNRAIASKG
- the glmU gene encoding bifunctional UDP-N-acetylglucosamine diphosphorylase/glucosamine-1-phosphate N-acetyltransferase GlmU; the encoded protein is MAAVGAVVIMAGGKGTRMRSSLTKVRHPVGGLPMLVYPVLAAQHAGAERVVVITGPDDDFADILPDGTLTATQQEAKGTGDAVKAAEQAIGDAQHVIVLSGDVPLIDSVFVEGLAEVLHETGAAMVVATARLDDPTGYGRIVRSEDGSIERVVETKADGDATPEEHAIDEVNAGIYAFDRAKLFAALAQVGDDNAQGEYYLPDVLPILLADGELVVAYELDTPDYMLGVNDRADLGLVQQLMNARIITDHQLNGVTVIDPDSTWIEAAVQIGEDTVIEPGTYLRGTTEIGSRATIGPATTIAHCEIGDGATVLHSYLVQAKVGVNASVGPFAYLRPDAELAEGAKVGTFVEIKNSKIGPGAKVPHLSYIGDADVGEGANLGAATITANYDGKNKHRTVIGPGVRTGVDTTLVAPVTVGDGAYTGAGSVITRDVPANALAVARARQKTIEDYAKRKA
- a CDS encoding RidA family protein, which encodes MGNRTNVSSGSPWEPKLGYSRAVVAGGFVFVAGTTGTGPDGELVGPGDAAAQTRQALANIAAALERAGASAADVVRTRLYVTDISKWEEIGIAHGEVFGEIRPAMAMVEVSSLIDPEMLVEIEADALMPA
- a CDS encoding DEAD/DEAH box helicase, encoding MANRSHAGARPKKSNGAQHRNTNKPKNPRHGSNNAGRGNKKKSKLIDTDLFINSDVQPAQQIDYIAKHKFVDFGFDERLERNVIARGYETPTQIQDESIKPIMEGRDLIGLANTGTGKTAAFILPIINKLLKTDGKNDVLIVTPTRELAAQIEDDFRAFTKGMKLYSALCVGGTNINPQIKALAKEPHVVIGTPGRLKDLLQQRKLDLDFTDTLVLDEADRMLDMGFIKDVRFLCDAVPAKRQTLCFSATVTREIQGLLDNLLTNPVKCSVRTNTTNDHIHQSIVHAGDKAEKVEQLHDILIKEDVTKAIVFMRTKWSAQKLSDNLVKRGFKSEAIHGNKSQPQRQRALNAFKSDKVNILVATDVAARGLDIPEVSHVINFDEPETHDDYIHRIGRTGRAGLGGNAVTFVEKRR
- a CDS encoding transposase, translated to MIRVPARNTSIQCSVCGHTNKENRKSQAVFSCTSCGHLEHADVNAAKNILAAGLAAAGRGGIARPIAASAAPGSPNEASTALASIAA
- a CDS encoding amidase, which translates into the protein MDVQEYMGYDATGLAELVASKQVTAAELLELARKRAAEVNPKINSIVIPIEKEADAQVADGGTPPGAFGGVPFLVKDLAQEYKGYPTTMGSRALRSFVADEHSLVVDRFLAAGLVIFGKTNTPEFGAKGITESELWGPCRNPWDLGRTPGGSSGGSASAVAAGIVPAAGANDGGGSIRIPAGCNGLVGLKPSRGLAPYGPQSNEPMFGMAVQGVVTRTVRDNAGLFDQIIGHTPNSDYNGQLPEVPFAELIKSAPGKLRIGYSAKSAITDSPDPEAVKALEATAQLLTELGHEVEEIDPPYDDKALAADFLTIWFAQVAGAIALAKEETGAKNTDFEADTLAMAELGRSNGVIEAAKAMAHNIDYVRAISNFHENYDYFLTPTISRKPVKIGELDTAPALQKGARFIHAARGGKLLLKTGIVEEMIVDNLGWVPYTQMANLTGRPAINVPVYWTDDGMPLGVQFNGRLGSDGALLQLAAQLEEAKPWAQRHPAPVK
- a CDS encoding flavodoxin family protein, whose product is MDINLDFSDLSATFINCTLKKSPEVSNTQGLIDISAAIMAKHGVTVNQIRSIDHEIAVGVYPDMREHGWDKDEWVDLWPTVFGADILVLAGPIWLGDNSSEMKKIIERLYAHSGERNDDGQWAYYGRVGGCLITGNEDGIKHCAMNILYSLQHVGYVIPPQADAGWIGEAGPGPSYLDAEGGGRDNDFTNRNTTFMTWNLMHIARMLKNAGGLPAYGNQAAEWDKGERFDFENPNPEYR
- a CDS encoding VOC family protein; this translates as MELVGLRTTIYPTDDLVASVAYFNELLGIKPYFDEPFYVGYNVGGYELGVDPNSELADGVQSYWGVKDAAAAGAELIASGATEISAVNEVGDGIKVGQFRLPDGNLFAIIENPHFELP